From Cydia splendana chromosome 4, ilCydSple1.2, whole genome shotgun sequence, one genomic window encodes:
- the LOC134789530 gene encoding vacuolar protein sorting-associated protein 16 homolog: MNWSMDEGLDNMIISGALYGVPIAVVRDRKQFGRIATTAKPVITIYNCVGNVISKILWNSGVLVHMGWSDGEQLLCVQESGDVLVYDMFGAYQKTFNMGQEIRDTKVSKAQLFPNRTGSNTNR; the protein is encoded by the exons ATGAACTGGTCCATGGATGAGGGCCTAGACAACATGATCATCAGTGGAGCCCTGTACGGAGTGCCTATTGCTGTGGTGCGGGACCGGAAGCAGTTTGGCAGGATTGCAACCACTGCCAAACCTGTCATAACAATTTACAACTGTGTAGGGAATGTTATATCAAAGATTTtg TGGAACAGCGGAGTCCTGGTCCACATGGGCTGGTCGGACGGGGAGCAGCTGCTGTGTGTGCAGGAGAGCGGAGATGTGCTCGTTTATGACATGTTTGGCGCCTACCAGAAGACATTCAATATGGGGCAAGAAATTAGGGACACTAAG GTCAGCAAAGCACAGCTGTTCCCAAATAGGACTGGCTCTAACACCAACCGCTGA